One window of the Salvia miltiorrhiza cultivar Shanhuang (shh) chromosome 6, IMPLAD_Smil_shh, whole genome shotgun sequence genome contains the following:
- the LOC130989151 gene encoding zinc finger BED domain-containing protein RICESLEEPER 1-like, with the protein MSAPDALPDNESNASPTVREVQLTTYEPDEGCDDNGLKVESDEDGEENLRATKKRKCTSKIWGGFKEVTLANGIVKAECIYCSDRLPFNKTGSTGHLDRHLTECYQKIVVEKPKQPGFEYDHEEFRETLSHMIIVHELSFSFAESKLFNSLMESVNPHYKKVSCARAKKDCLVAFEIEKEELKTDLDNANRVNVSTDLWKSGEDVLYMVVSCQYMDFDMNLQKRILNFCEVPPPHSGRVISDVLHKCLVEWEIEKKVWTITVDNAACNDAAVRILMENLSLNNNLPFNGKLFPVKCYAHMLNLVVQDGLCAIEDVIIKVRESVKYVVASETRISMFSEIAKESALSSKKLVLDCCTRWNATYSMLSAALDLKDVFSKYQQRDTSFTLLPSEEEWNKVRVVCSLLKNSMQAIHLSQGTEYTTSNCVGVDFVCLRRHLSKLNVGEDTCMIDMVTKMKVRFDKYWSECNLLMCIAVVLDPRFKMFIIDWCFKDIYSTTEAAERRIAFLETLHLLYNEYVEADEANKAKTDKSSSDHGGGGKFLDDIEAEYLEYLKNEPSKSDLDVYLSDKKERPPNSNHDEFDAISWWKTDSSVYRYGILSKMACDVLSISMTTVTSDSAFDAGNRVIDPRYASMGVDRAQFLLCGGDWLRNRFDIKRTTQEKKSIQEFNLA; encoded by the exons ATGTCAGCTCCGGATGCATTGCCAGATAACGAATCAAATGCAAGTCCTACAGTTAGAGAAGTTCAGCTAACTACATATGAGCCTGATGAAGGATGTGATGATAATGGTCTTAAAGTTGAGAGTGATGAAGATGGGGAGGAAAATCTACGTGccacaaagaaaagaaaatgcacGTCGAAAATATGGGGCGGTTTCAAAGAGGTAACTCTTGCAAATGGAATAGTGAAGGCTGAGTGCATCTATTGTAGTGATCGACTCCCATTCAACAAGACTGGTTCTACAGGGCATTTAGATAGACATCTCACCGAGTGCTATCAGAAAATTGTTGTTGAGAAACCTAAACAGCCTGGTTTCGAGTATGATCATGAAGAGTTTAGGGAGACTCTCTCTCATATGATTATTGTGCATGAGTTGTCATTCAGTTTTGCAGAATCTAAATTATTCAATTCCTTGATGGAATCTGTTAATCCCCACTATAAGAAAGTTAGTTGTGCCAGAGCGAAAAAAGATTGCCTAGTTGCTTTTGAAATCGAGAAGGAGGAATTGAAGACGGATTTGGATAATGCGAATAGAGTCAATGTGAGTACAGATTTATGGAAGTCGGGTGAAGATGTTTTATACATGGTTGTCAGCTGTCAGTATATGGACTTTGATATGAATTTGCAGAAGCGTATTCTCAACTTTTGTGAAGTTCCTCCACCTCATTCTGGTCGTGTGATTTCTGATGTGTTGCACAAATGTTTGGTTGAGTGGGAAATTGAGAAAAAGGTTTGGACGATAACTGTTGACAATGCTGCTTGCAATGATGCTGCTGTTCGGATCTTGATGGAGAATCTTTCGTTAAACAACAATCTGCCTTTCAATGGTAAATTATTTCCTGTGAAATGTTATGCTCATATGCTTAATCTTGTGGTGCAAGATGGACTATGTGCAATCGAGGATGTAATTATCAAGGTTCGTGAAAGTGTAAAGTATGTAGTTGCTTCAGAGACGCGCATCAGTATGTTTAGTGAGATTGCAAAAGAATCAGCGTTATCTTCTAAGAAGCTCGTTTTGGATTGTTGCACGAGGTGGAATGCAACATACTCTATGTTGTCAGCTGCTTTAGATTTGAAAGATGTTTTTTCAAAGTATCAACAAAGAGATACTTCATTTACTTTATTGCCAAGTGAGGAGGAATGGAATAAAGTTCGTGTGGTTTGTTCGCTTCTTAAAAATTCTATGCAAGCCATTCACCTCAGCCAAG GTACTGAATATACAACTTCAAATTGTGTTGGGGTGGACTTTGTATGTCTTAGGAGGCATTTGAGTAAACTAAATGTGGGTGAAGATACTTGCATGATAGATATGGTTACGAAGATGAAGGTTAGATTTGATAAATATTGGAGCGAATGCAACTTATTGATGTGTATAGCAGTTGTTTTAGATCCAAGGTTCAAGATGTTTATTATTGATTGGTGTTTCAAAGATATTTATTCTACTACTGAGGCAGCTGAGCGTAGAATCGCATTTCTTGAGACACTGCATTTGCTTTACAATGAGTATGTTGAGGCCGACGAAGCTAACAAAGCTAAAACTGATAAAAGTTCTAGTGATCATGGTGGTGGAGGAAAATTTTTAGACGATATTGAAGCTGAATATCTTGAATATTTGAAAAACGAGCCGAGTAAATCTGATTTAGATGTGTATTTGTCGGATAAAAAAGAAAGACCTCCTAATTCCAATCATGATGAGTTTGATGCAATCTCATGGTGGAAGACGGATAGTTCAGTGTATAGGTATGGGATCTTGTCGAAGATGGCTTGTGACGTGCTTTCAATTTCAATGACTACTGTGACTTCAGACTCAGCTTTTGATGCTGGCAATAGGGTTATTGATCCACGTTATGCCTCTATGGGAGTGGATAGAGCGCAATTTTTACTTTGTGGAGGAGATTGGTTGCGAAATCGTTTTGATATTAAGAGAACGACCCAA GAAAAGAAGAGCATCCAAGAGTTTAATCTAGCTTGA